The Bernardetia litoralis DSM 6794 genome includes a window with the following:
- a CDS encoding PAS domain S-box protein, translated as MERPEFNPLSTPNPNNSTTNNLAWLVHLPVLVWQTNAELVVENIIGALVNEFGIDTSTIIQKTVWQLEEEEIEGANNNWIFSAQSHADALLGNDFYSIVNHKDKFYRLQITALKKENKLTGTAGMLTYINLGQPHDINIDSNSDSTNDAIIYKCADLLPSPTLIFSAANNKIQVANDAFLKSFKYDKNKIINKSIGILISTIDLSQIRSRTRRRGVIRTFEMKMKRKKKGKFFWVKMAVQMMQIANKEHYLLQFADITKSRQNEDKWRSLIKFAPDYVLHVDLGGNIQYINRTPNETSISEMMGRNVYEFITIKERSKLEETFEQVFESKGIGRFESLFYNYVTKSRTTWLSIRIAPMVTDDEVTGFALIASDITKAKQNQEQLSQSESKNKALLDTIPDQIFLLSEDGTILDYKADQQDYYDLKNPINKKIGDLFSFMVSDKIEQTIQKTLLTQKSQSIQYNYLTNANELLHLEARTNLSTQGKVLMIVRNITEQKYNEEVIIKNRQEYKQLLNNIDEIVYAVGINPNTGTYQLTFVSEHLQSVLNYPLDFFDKGFIPWMRVIHSEDRRRVLETMQQAVLGQTKISRSFRILHHTEKRYLWLEERINPQVDNVGNLIGFLGVARDITQEKIAKEEKQKLISLIGSSHEFIGLTDKDGIIKFINEAGKKLLGVEDKVLLENQKEEQPIGINILDYFTRSSQEKIRLEVFQFPRHESWETELRIINRRKYMPLDVAVSFFPIKLNETHEATSIAVVMRDISERKRSERKIKQSEQKYRTLIDTMREGIIVLNSKDEIVYVNERILELLGHVQGELIGKTIDSLLFSTEIDEESHAMLQKRVKTIPEQYELQLRRKSGDSLWAWVSSNPIKADHVESLGTILAVADVNSLKTAQHEIVSVNKEMEQLLYRASHDLKGPISSVEGVLNLFRIEKKNDLVVQQYTDMIEISTKQLSNLIKDLTKVSSIKQGKLNVKYIDFEQLINSIIATFSFYENFQNIDFRVQVLCKKEFRTDEGLLYTIIQNFIENGIKYSKRNFDNSLIQITVKDIPKGIEIEFLDNGIGIPKKSQETIFDMFIRASDQAKGSGLGLYIVHNAIKKLQGTIQLQSEEYAGSIFTVQLPCIDL; from the coding sequence ATGGAAAGACCAGAATTCAATCCACTTTCAACCCCTAATCCAAATAACTCAACTACTAATAATCTTGCTTGGTTGGTTCATTTGCCTGTGCTAGTTTGGCAAACCAATGCCGAACTTGTAGTAGAAAATATTATTGGTGCTTTAGTAAACGAATTTGGAATCGATACTTCCACAATTATTCAAAAAACAGTTTGGCAGTTAGAAGAAGAAGAAATTGAAGGAGCAAATAATAATTGGATTTTTTCAGCTCAATCTCATGCAGATGCACTTTTGGGAAACGATTTCTATTCTATTGTTAATCATAAAGATAAGTTTTATCGTCTTCAAATTACGGCTCTCAAAAAAGAAAACAAGTTAACAGGAACAGCAGGAATGCTTACCTACATTAATTTAGGACAACCTCATGACATAAATATTGACTCCAATTCTGATTCTACTAATGATGCCATAATTTATAAATGTGCTGACCTTTTGCCTTCACCTACTCTTATTTTTTCAGCAGCAAATAATAAAATACAAGTAGCAAATGACGCTTTTTTAAAATCCTTTAAATATGATAAGAACAAAATTATAAATAAATCTATTGGTATTCTGATAAGTACTATTGATTTATCTCAAATTCGTAGCCGTACACGCAGAAGAGGAGTAATCAGAACCTTTGAAATGAAGATGAAGAGGAAAAAAAAAGGTAAATTCTTTTGGGTCAAAATGGCTGTTCAGATGATGCAAATTGCTAACAAAGAACATTATTTACTCCAATTTGCAGATATTACAAAAAGCCGTCAGAATGAAGACAAATGGCGTTCTCTTATCAAATTTGCGCCTGATTATGTTTTACATGTCGACTTAGGTGGGAATATTCAATACATCAATCGTACCCCCAACGAAACTTCCATTTCAGAGATGATGGGAAGAAATGTATATGAGTTTATTACAATTAAGGAAAGAAGTAAACTTGAAGAAACATTTGAACAAGTTTTTGAAAGCAAAGGAATAGGACGTTTTGAGAGTCTTTTTTATAATTATGTTACTAAATCTCGTACAACGTGGCTAAGTATCAGAATTGCTCCCATGGTAACCGATGATGAAGTTACTGGTTTTGCCTTAATTGCCTCAGATATTACAAAAGCAAAACAAAATCAAGAACAACTCAGTCAGAGTGAATCTAAAAACAAAGCCTTATTAGATACCATTCCAGACCAGATATTTTTGCTTTCCGAAGACGGAACTATTTTAGATTATAAGGCAGACCAACAAGATTATTATGACCTTAAAAATCCTATCAATAAAAAAATAGGAGATTTATTTTCTTTCATGGTTTCTGATAAGATAGAACAAACTATTCAGAAAACTTTACTTACACAAAAATCACAATCTATACAATATAATTATCTAACAAATGCCAATGAATTACTTCATTTGGAGGCTCGTACAAATCTTAGCACACAAGGAAAAGTACTCATGATTGTGCGAAATATTACTGAACAAAAGTACAATGAGGAAGTCATTATAAAAAATAGACAGGAATACAAACAGTTACTTAATAATATAGATGAGATTGTGTACGCTGTTGGGATAAATCCAAATACAGGAACATACCAACTTACTTTTGTGAGTGAACATTTGCAATCTGTTCTTAATTATCCTCTTGATTTTTTTGATAAAGGTTTTATTCCTTGGATGCGTGTCATACATTCTGAAGACAGAAGAAGGGTACTAGAAACAATGCAACAAGCAGTTTTGGGACAAACTAAAATTTCACGCTCTTTCAGAATTTTGCATCATACAGAAAAAAGATATTTATGGCTTGAAGAACGCATCAATCCACAGGTAGATAATGTGGGTAATTTAATTGGTTTTTTGGGAGTAGCTAGAGATATTACGCAAGAAAAAATTGCAAAAGAAGAAAAACAAAAACTTATTTCACTTATTGGAAGTAGTCATGAATTTATTGGTCTGACAGATAAAGATGGAATTATAAAATTTATAAATGAAGCAGGAAAAAAACTCTTAGGAGTTGAAGATAAAGTTCTCCTAGAAAATCAAAAAGAAGAACAACCAATAGGCATAAATATTTTAGATTATTTTACTCGTTCTTCACAAGAAAAAATACGATTAGAGGTTTTTCAATTTCCTAGACATGAATCATGGGAAACGGAGCTTCGAATTATTAATAGAAGAAAATATATGCCTTTAGATGTAGCTGTTTCTTTTTTTCCTATCAAACTCAATGAAACTCATGAAGCAACTTCTATTGCTGTTGTGATGCGTGATATTAGTGAGCGCAAACGCTCAGAAAGAAAAATAAAACAGAGCGAGCAAAAATATAGAACTCTCATTGATACAATGCGTGAAGGAATTATTGTTTTGAATAGTAAAGATGAAATTGTATATGTAAATGAACGTATTTTGGAGCTTCTAGGACATGTACAAGGCGAACTCATAGGCAAAACTATTGATAGCCTTCTTTTTTCAACAGAAATAGACGAAGAATCACATGCTATGCTCCAAAAACGAGTAAAAACAATACCTGAACAGTATGAACTTCAACTTCGTAGAAAATCTGGAGATAGTTTGTGGGCGTGGGTAAGCAGTAATCCAATAAAAGCAGACCATGTAGAATCTTTAGGAACAATTTTGGCAGTTGCAGATGTAAATTCACTCAAAACGGCTCAACATGAAATTGTTTCGGTCAATAAAGAAATGGAACAACTATTATACCGTGCCTCTCATGATTTAAAAGGGCCTATAAGCTCAGTTGAAGGTGTTCTAAATCTCTTTAGAATAGAGAAAAAAAATGACCTAGTAGTTCAGCAATATACAGATATGATAGAAATATCTACCAAACAATTAAGTAATTTAATTAAAGATTTAACTAAAGTTTCTTCTATCAAACAAGGAAAATTAAATGTGAAATATATTGATTTTGAACAACTTATCAATAGTATTATAGCTACTTTTTCTTTTTATGAAAATTTTCAAAATATTGATTTTAGAGTCCAAGTTTTATGTAAAAAAGAATTTCGCACCGATGAAGGCTTGCTTTATACGATTATTCAAAACTTTATAGAAAATGGAATAAAATACTCAAAACGTAATTTTGATAATTCTTTAATTCAGATTACAGTAAAAGATATACCAAAAGGAATAGAAATAGAATTTTTGGATAATGGAATTGGAATACCAAAAAAATCTCAAGAAACAATTTTTGACATGTTTATTCGTGCCAGTGACCAAGCAAAAGGAAGTGGATTAGGACTCTATATTGTCCATAATGCTATCAAAAAATTACAAGGAACAATACAACTACAAAGCGAAGAGTATGCAGGCTCTATTTTTACGGTGCAACTTCCTTGTATTGATTTATGA
- a CDS encoding IS5 family transposase, which produces MYVNLSKKTITENILPYLTQFKKGRKPKVALWRIVKAIIYRLKTGTQWRELPIKQFFGRTSINWNTVYYHYNKWSKLENWKNLWTHYLSKNRSDIDLSICHLDGSHSPAKQGGEGVAYSSRKRCKTTNSLFLTDKNGIPVAMSVPQGGNHHDAFELEKNMQTMLVDLNKANIRHEGIFLNADAAFDTNSFRSFCSHMDIVDNIDFNKRNRKDIDNQPFKDEKMYDLRFAIERTNAWLDAFKAILTRYETKIHTWQSLHYLAFTLIFIRDRQKIKLNS; this is translated from the coding sequence ATGTACGTAAATTTATCAAAAAAAACTATCACAGAAAATATTTTACCCTATTTAACTCAATTTAAAAAAGGTCGTAAACCTAAAGTAGCTCTTTGGCGCATTGTTAAAGCTATTATTTATCGTCTTAAAACAGGTACTCAATGGAGAGAATTACCTATCAAACAATTTTTTGGCAGAACTTCAATTAACTGGAATACAGTATATTATCACTATAATAAATGGTCAAAGTTGGAAAATTGGAAGAATTTATGGACACATTATTTATCTAAGAATCGTTCTGATATAGACCTTTCTATTTGTCATTTGGATGGTAGTCATTCACCAGCAAAACAAGGAGGAGAAGGAGTAGCTTATTCAAGCAGAAAAAGATGTAAAACAACAAATTCACTATTTCTGACTGATAAAAATGGAATTCCAGTAGCGATGTCTGTGCCTCAAGGTGGAAATCATCACGATGCTTTTGAACTTGAAAAAAATATGCAAACTATGTTAGTAGATTTGAACAAGGCAAATATTAGACATGAAGGAATTTTTCTTAATGCAGATGCTGCTTTTGATACAAATTCATTTCGTTCTTTTTGCTCGCATATGGATATTGTGGATAACATAGATTTTAATAAAAGAAATCGAAAAGATATTGATAATCAACCATTTAAAGATGAAAAAATGTATGATTTACGTTTTGCAATAGAAAGAACTAATGCTTGGTTAGATGCTTTTAAGGCAATATTGACACGATATGAAACTAAAATCCATACTTGGCAAAGCCTACATTATTTAGCTTTTACTTTGATATTTATCAGAGATAGACAGAAAATAAAACTCAATTCTTAA
- a CDS encoding phasin family protein: MEDLLKKLVYTGVGVVSITAEKLQEAVDKMVSERKMSADEGKKLVDEFFDTTEEKKKEFEGQLSSIVEKIVRSFKFASNKEVNELTERIKTLEANAGIVGEVEQSEKKVVKKTPAKAVAAK, encoded by the coding sequence ATGGAAGATTTATTAAAGAAACTCGTTTATACTGGTGTTGGTGTAGTATCAATAACTGCTGAAAAATTACAAGAAGCTGTTGATAAAATGGTTAGTGAACGCAAAATGTCTGCTGACGAAGGAAAAAAGTTAGTAGATGAATTTTTTGACACTACTGAAGAAAAGAAAAAAGAATTTGAAGGACAACTTTCTTCTATCGTAGAAAAAATCGTTCGTTCTTTCAAATTTGCTTCAAATAAAGAAGTAAATGAACTTACTGAGCGTATCAAAACATTAGAAGCTAATGCTGGTATCGTAGGTGAAGTAGAACAAAGCGAAAAAAAAGTAGTTAAGAAAACTCCTGCAAAAGCTGTAGCTGCAAAGTAA
- a CDS encoding ABC1 kinase family protein, which translates to MFFQNTVKNINRLRQVIQILLKYGFEDIVLNTPLQKLIPPKANLTWKNNEAGESEALMVFSTRSERLRMVIEELGPTFVKLAQVLSNRPDFIPEDLIVEFKKLQSSVQSFDTEIAKEIILTETGQTTEELFQFFDDVPIGAASIGQVHRARLHTGEDVVIKIQRPNVRTKVKTDLALLLEFVRLTETFFISAGILNPLEVVTAFEKTMQKELDYMTEARHMEQFRKLYKDKKEEFHIPKPYLDISTSKVLIIEYVSGCKITDVAQLEAWGLDSKNIAERGMDIYLTQIFEYGLFHADPHPGNILIKPNGKIVLLDFGMVGKLMTHQKFAFAGVFINLAKQDARGMASNLRKLAIDSEIEDMRSFEYDLHELIEEFVVLDAAGDMGMADLTERLQKIIYTYKLEMPGVVFLILRALVILEGIGNTLHPDFQSLEYIRPYGVKILAEEYSVSNVNSELSYTLTEFGGLLYNFPSELRYILKKMRKGEFNFDIKIQADEPILRKAESITNRLTFTMLICALVISATLSLNANFPDYLKTNGGIPYLSILGYGLAIYLAVLLFLLIVRSNIGGNK; encoded by the coding sequence ATGTTTTTTCAGAACACCGTCAAAAATATAAACCGTCTTAGGCAAGTAATTCAAATTTTATTGAAATACGGTTTTGAGGATATTGTACTTAATACACCTCTTCAAAAACTAATTCCACCCAAGGCAAATTTGACTTGGAAAAACAATGAAGCTGGTGAAAGTGAAGCTTTGATGGTTTTTTCCACTCGTTCTGAACGCCTTAGAATGGTTATTGAAGAACTAGGACCTACTTTTGTAAAATTAGCTCAAGTTTTGAGTAATCGTCCTGATTTTATTCCTGAAGACTTGATTGTCGAATTTAAGAAATTACAAAGTAGTGTTCAATCCTTTGATACAGAGATTGCTAAAGAAATTATTCTTACAGAAACAGGACAAACAACCGAAGAACTTTTTCAATTTTTTGATGATGTGCCTATTGGTGCAGCTTCCATCGGACAAGTTCATCGGGCTAGATTGCACACAGGAGAAGATGTTGTAATAAAAATTCAGCGTCCAAATGTGCGTACAAAAGTAAAAACTGACCTTGCTCTTTTATTAGAATTTGTACGACTAACAGAAACATTTTTCATTTCGGCTGGTATTCTTAACCCTTTAGAAGTGGTAACTGCTTTTGAAAAAACAATGCAAAAAGAACTGGATTACATGACCGAGGCAAGGCACATGGAACAGTTCAGAAAATTATATAAAGATAAAAAAGAAGAATTTCATATTCCGAAACCCTATTTAGATATTTCTACTTCAAAAGTTTTGATAATTGAATATGTAAGTGGCTGTAAGATTACAGATGTGGCACAACTTGAAGCATGGGGACTTGATTCAAAAAATATTGCTGAAAGAGGAATGGACATTTATCTAACACAAATTTTTGAGTACGGACTTTTTCACGCAGACCCACACCCTGGTAATATTTTAATAAAACCAAATGGAAAAATAGTATTATTAGATTTTGGAATGGTAGGAAAACTAATGACCCATCAAAAATTTGCTTTTGCAGGTGTGTTTATTAATCTAGCCAAACAAGATGCTCGTGGAATGGCTTCTAATCTTCGAAAACTTGCCATTGATAGTGAGATAGAAGACATGCGAAGTTTTGAATATGATTTACATGAACTCATAGAAGAATTTGTAGTTTTAGATGCTGCTGGTGATATGGGAATGGCAGATTTGACCGAAAGATTGCAAAAAATTATTTATACTTATAAATTAGAAATGCCAGGGGTTGTATTTTTGATTTTGCGTGCTTTGGTTATTTTGGAAGGAATTGGAAATACATTGCACCCAGATTTTCAAAGTTTGGAATATATTCGCCCTTATGGTGTCAAGATTTTGGCAGAAGAATATTCAGTTAGTAATGTCAATTCTGAACTTTCTTATACGCTGACAGAATTTGGAGGACTTTTATATAATTTTCCTTCCGAACTTCGCTATATTCTCAAAAAAATGAGAAAAGGAGAGTTTAATTTTGATATAAAAATTCAAGCTGATGAGCCTATTCTTAGAAAAGCCGAATCGATTACAAACCGTCTTACTTTTACAATGCTTATTTGTGCGCTTGTTATTTCGGCTACACTTTCCTTAAATGCAAACTTTCCAGATTATCTCAAAACCAATGGAGGAATCCCTTATTTGAGTATTTTGGGATATGGATTAGCTATTTATTTGGCTGTCTTGCTGTTTTTGTTGATTGTTCGAAGTAATATTGGTGGGAATAAGTAG
- a CDS encoding transposase, whose product MNFPSKKDTKIFILILVYLDTQAIIALLPFRDKLSIISYFKALRECFCNQVEVYSSDMWQPFLDIA is encoded by the coding sequence ATGAATTTTCCTTCAAAAAAGGACACAAAGATCTTTATATTAATCTTAGTATATTTGGATACCCAGGCTATTATTGCTTTACTTCCTTTTCGTGACAAATTAAGTATTATCAGCTATTTTAAGGCATTAAGGGAATGTTTTTGTAATCAGGTAGAAGTTTACAGTTCTGATATGTGGCAACCCTTTTTAGATATAGCATAA
- a CDS encoding sterol desaturase family protein, protein MLFSYIFSTYFADLETKPVFNFSNLETFNNQINELNLPQIIVWAVPVMLSLVLLEYFLERKEKKEHESKRLTYNGKTFWPSVFIGLGNLISTALAKVFTFGVILFFFSISPLYIAPSWWSFILCFIVLDFCRYWAHRVAHFQRFWWATHVTHHSSEDYNFAVSFRLSWVQQLKVVFFLPVALMGFHPLTFFICHQIAVLNQFWIHTEQIRKMPAWFEYLFVTPSHHRVHHGTNPHYIDKNFGSTLIIWDRMFGTFEPEGEEAIYGITTPIDSKNPVRLVFHEFVDIAKDLKKVRSPKQAFKVLFSPPGTYNPDEEIK, encoded by the coding sequence ATGTTATTTTCATATATTTTCTCAACTTATTTTGCTGATTTAGAAACTAAACCTGTTTTTAATTTTAGCAATTTAGAAACTTTCAATAACCAAATCAATGAATTGAATTTACCTCAAATCATTGTTTGGGCTGTTCCTGTAATGCTTTCTTTAGTTCTTCTTGAATATTTTTTGGAGAGAAAAGAGAAAAAAGAACATGAAAGCAAAAGACTTACCTACAATGGCAAAACTTTTTGGCCTTCTGTTTTTATAGGCTTGGGAAATCTTATTTCTACTGCTTTGGCAAAAGTATTCACATTTGGAGTCATTTTATTCTTTTTTAGCATTTCGCCTCTCTATATTGCGCCTTCTTGGTGGTCGTTTATTCTTTGTTTTATTGTCTTAGATTTTTGTAGATATTGGGCGCACCGTGTGGCTCATTTTCAGCGTTTTTGGTGGGCTACTCACGTTACCCATCACTCTTCAGAAGATTATAATTTTGCTGTTTCGTTTCGTCTTTCTTGGGTACAGCAGCTAAAAGTTGTCTTTTTTCTACCTGTTGCCTTAATGGGTTTTCATCCTCTGACTTTCTTTATTTGTCATCAAATAGCTGTTCTGAATCAGTTTTGGATTCATACCGAACAAATCAGAAAAATGCCAGCTTGGTTTGAATATTTATTTGTAACACCTTCACATCACAGAGTGCATCACGGAACAAACCCACATTATATTGACAAAAATTTTGGTTCAACTCTTATTATTTGGGATAGAATGTTTGGTACTTTCGAACCCGAAGGAGAAGAAGCAATCTATGGAATTACGACACCCATTGATTCAAAAAACCCTGTTCGTTTGGTCTTCCATGAATTTGTAGATATTGCAAAAGATTTGAAAAAAGTTCGTTCTCCAAAGCAAGCATTTAAAGTTCTTTTTAGCCCTCCTGGCACATATAATCCTGATGAAGAAATAAAGTAA
- a CDS encoding bifunctional folylpolyglutamate synthase/dihydrofolate synthase — protein MLNYQETLDYLFSQLPMFQRVGGAAYRNDLENIKILCKQLGNPENKFDTIHVAGTNGKGSTSHMIASVLQSAGYNVGLYTSPHLRNFTERIRLNGQEIEQDFVIDFVKKIRTTITDISPSFFEVTVAMAFEYFAYKKVDIAIIEVGMGGRLDATNVILPLLSVITNIGFDHQQFLGDTLAKIAAEKAGIIKPNTPVISSQKQEETTVVFQEIAQKNNSELIFATDTFEVSQTIYAYDDDSKKNNFDISTITNHENLKAKEYKYLYTDIELDLKGIYQKQNLLGVICTLEKLKTIQSTRKNDYFIFSEENIIEGLKYASQKTGLKGRWYKLNEENQKPIIICDIAHNEDGINQVISQLKLELKKQNYSTLRIIFGAVNDKDLDKIFNLLKKELQEKITQKILFYFCKPDVPRGLEANILKSKAKEFNLEGEIYESVNSALEVAKKDSQLDKNQNDFIYVGGSAFVVAEVV, from the coding sequence TTGTTAAATTATCAAGAAACCTTAGACTATCTTTTTTCACAACTTCCTATGTTTCAGAGAGTAGGAGGAGCAGCTTACAGAAATGATTTAGAAAATATCAAAATATTATGCAAGCAGTTGGGTAATCCGGAAAATAAATTTGATACAATTCATGTCGCTGGAACAAATGGAAAAGGTAGCACTTCTCACATGATAGCGTCTGTTTTGCAATCGGCAGGTTACAATGTGGGGCTTTATACTTCGCCTCATCTGAGAAACTTTACAGAAAGAATCCGATTAAATGGACAAGAAATAGAACAAGATTTTGTAATTGATTTTGTAAAAAAAATCCGAACTACAATTACTGATATTTCGCCTTCTTTTTTCGAAGTAACTGTCGCTATGGCATTCGAATATTTTGCATACAAAAAAGTGGATATTGCTATTATTGAGGTCGGAATGGGGGGAAGGTTAGATGCTACAAATGTAATTTTGCCTTTGCTTTCTGTCATTACAAATATTGGATTTGACCATCAGCAATTTTTGGGAGATACTTTGGCAAAAATTGCAGCCGAAAAAGCTGGAATTATAAAGCCAAATACGCCAGTAATTAGTAGTCAGAAACAAGAAGAAACGACAGTTGTTTTTCAAGAAATTGCACAAAAAAACAATTCAGAACTTATTTTTGCAACAGATACTTTTGAAGTAAGTCAGACAATTTATGCTTATGATGATGATTCGAAAAAGAATAATTTTGATATTTCTACAATTACAAATCACGAAAATCTAAAAGCAAAGGAATACAAATATCTTTATACAGATATAGAATTAGATTTGAAAGGAATTTATCAAAAACAGAATTTGCTAGGAGTAATTTGTACTTTAGAAAAACTCAAAACTATTCAATCTACTAGAAAAAACGATTATTTTATTTTCTCAGAAGAAAATATAATTGAAGGACTAAAATACGCATCACAAAAAACAGGATTAAAAGGACGTTGGTATAAATTGAATGAAGAAAATCAAAAACCAATCATAATTTGTGATATTGCACATAATGAAGATGGAATAAATCAAGTCATTTCTCAATTAAAGCTAGAACTCAAAAAACAAAATTATTCTACTTTAAGAATTATCTTTGGAGCTGTAAATGATAAAGATTTAGACAAAATTTTCAATCTTTTAAAAAAAGAACTTCAAGAAAAGATTACTCAAAAAATACTTTTTTATTTTTGTAAACCTGATGTTCCTCGTGGTTTAGAAGCAAATATTTTGAAAAGCAAAGCAAAAGAATTTAATTTAGAAGGAGAAATTTATGAAAGTGTCAATAGTGCCTTAGAAGTTGCAAAAAAAGATTCTCAATTAGATAAAAATCAAAATGATTTTATTTATGTGGGTGGAAGTGCTTTTGTTGTGGCAGAAGTAGTTTAG
- a CDS encoding GNAT family N-acetyltransferase, which translates to MLEFRVIEHNSKDYWDTVHLRELVLRQPLGMRFSSEELELENNSYHIAAYDENKKIVGAAMFVPLSSTKLKMRQVVIADDWQGRGIGKELIEFAETFARSKGYKIIEANVRQTAIGFYEKLNYQKQGKEFMEVGISHIKVEKNLN; encoded by the coding sequence ATGTTGGAATTTAGAGTTATCGAACACAATTCAAAAGATTATTGGGATACTGTTCATTTGAGAGAGCTAGTTTTGCGTCAGCCTTTGGGAATGCGTTTTTCATCTGAAGAATTAGAACTAGAAAATAATAGTTATCATATTGCAGCCTATGATGAAAACAAAAAAATAGTAGGTGCTGCTATGTTTGTTCCTTTGTCTTCTACCAAACTCAAAATGCGACAAGTAGTAATAGCAGACGATTGGCAAGGAAGGGGAATTGGAAAAGAACTTATTGAGTTTGCTGAAACTTTTGCTCGTTCCAAAGGCTATAAAATCATTGAAGCTAATGTAAGACAGACAGCCATAGGGTTTTATGAAAAACTAAACTATCAAAAACAAGGAAAAGAATTTATGGAAGTAGGAATTTCTCATATAAAAGTAGAAAAAAATCTAAATTAA
- the frr gene encoding ribosome recycling factor: MQEEINMYLDDAKEQMDKAVKHTVLEFNKIRAGKPTASMFDGVMVDYYGTLTPLAQVANISIPDVKTVMIKPWEKSMVAEITRAIRDSNLGFSPMGEADLVRINVPALSGERRQELVKRAKTEAEEGKIGIRNVRKNTNNALRAIDGGPEDLIKGAESRVQTLTDDYTKKIDELMEAKEKDITTV, from the coding sequence ATGCAAGAAGAAATAAATATGTATCTTGATGATGCAAAAGAACAAATGGACAAAGCTGTCAAACATACTGTTTTAGAGTTTAATAAAATCCGTGCAGGAAAGCCAACAGCTTCTATGTTTGATGGTGTTATGGTAGATTATTATGGAACTCTAACGCCACTTGCTCAAGTAGCAAATATTTCTATTCCTGATGTGAAAACAGTAATGATTAAGCCTTGGGAAAAAAGTATGGTTGCTGAAATTACTCGTGCTATCCGTGATAGTAATTTAGGTTTTAGTCCAATGGGAGAGGCTGATTTGGTACGCATTAATGTTCCTGCGCTTTCAGGAGAGCGTCGTCAAGAGTTGGTAAAACGTGCCAAAACAGAAGCAGAAGAAGGAAAAATAGGTATTCGTAATGTTCGTAAAAACACAAATAATGCCTTGCGTGCTATTGATGGAGGACCTGAAGATTTAATAAAAGGTGCTGAAAGTAGAGTGCAAACTCTTACAGATGATTATACCAAGAAAATTGATGAGCTTATGGAAGCAAAAGAAAAAGACATCACAACGGTATAA
- a CDS encoding DUF1801 domain-containing protein, with the protein MKKSEAVSEYFFKQEKYQNELFYLRKLIFEQLPNVKESIKWKMPFYDYQKKPLLYLRPIKENLIIGFMDGANLEDEEHLFAQKSLSLKRIRYLYFPQIIEQENIENLTEKEIEIQNKELQLFEQNFCKMLQKATIFIDNKSANS; encoded by the coding sequence ATGAAAAAATCAGAAGCTGTCAGTGAATATTTTTTCAAACAAGAAAAGTATCAAAATGAACTTTTCTATTTACGTAAACTCATTTTTGAGCAATTACCAAATGTAAAAGAATCCATCAAATGGAAAATGCCTTTTTATGATTATCAAAAAAAACCTCTACTTTATCTGCGTCCTATAAAAGAAAATTTAATTATTGGTTTTATGGATGGAGCAAATTTGGAAGATGAAGAACACTTATTTGCTCAAAAATCTCTTTCACTCAAACGTATTCGTTATCTTTATTTTCCTCAAATAATAGAACAAGAAAATATAGAAAATTTGACAGAAAAAGAGATAGAAATTCAAAATAAAGAGTTGCAATTATTCGAACAAAACTTTTGTAAGATGTTACAAAAAGCTACTATTTTTATAGACAATAAAAGTGCAAACAGTTAG
- the folB gene encoding dihydroneopterin aldolase, with protein sequence MGKVALEELEFFAKHGVLKEEQIIGNRYRIDVEVETDLEKASKSDNVEDTVDYGHLYKIVEREVNIPAKLLEHLAGNILKGILDEIPKVDNAKVVVHKYNAPIGGVCKWSKVTLERSRKSAEN encoded by the coding sequence ATGGGAAAAGTAGCTTTAGAAGAATTAGAGTTTTTTGCCAAACATGGCGTACTAAAAGAAGAACAAATCATCGGAAACCGTTACAGAATTGATGTTGAGGTAGAAACAGACCTAGAAAAAGCATCAAAAAGCGACAATGTAGAAGACACCGTCGATTATGGTCATTTGTACAAAATTGTAGAAAGAGAAGTGAATATACCAGCCAAACTATTGGAGCATTTGGCAGGAAATATTTTAAAAGGAATATTAGATGAAATACCAAAAGTAGATAACGCAAAAGTAGTCGTACACAAATACAATGCACCGATTGGAGGCGTTTGTAAATGGTCAAAGGTTACTTTGGAAAGAAGTAGAAAGAGTGCAGAAAACTAA